A stretch of Canis lupus baileyi chromosome 7, mCanLup2.hap1, whole genome shotgun sequence DNA encodes these proteins:
- the ZBTB12 gene encoding zinc finger and BTB domain-containing protein 12 gives MASGVEVLRFQLPGHEAATLRNMNQLRAEERFCDVTIVADSLKFRGHKVILAACSPFLRDQFLLNPSSELQVSLMHSARIVADLLLSCYTGALEFAVRDIVNYLTAASYLQMEHVVEKCRNALSQFIEPKIGLKEDGISDASLVSSVSATKSLLPPARTPKPAPKPPPPPPLPPPLLRPVKLEFPLDEDLELKAEEEDEDEDEDVSDICIVKVESALEVAHRLKPPGGLGGGLSIGGSVGGHLGELTQSSVPPSTVAPQQGVVKACYSLSEDAEGEGLLLIPGGRASVGATSGLVEAAAVAMAARGAGGSLGAGGSRGPLPGGFSSGNPLKNIKCTKCPEVFQGVEKLVFHMRAQHFIFMCPRCGKQFNHSSNLNRHMNVHRGVKSHSCGICGKCFTQKSTLHDHLNLHSGARPYRCSYCDVRFAHKPAIRRHLKEQHGKTTAENVLEASVAEINVLIR, from the coding sequence ATGGCCTCTGGGGTGGAAGTCCTGCGCTTCCAGCTGCCCGGCCACGAGGCCGCTACCCTGCGGAACATGAACCAGCTCCGCGCAGAGGAGCGGTTTTGCGACGTGACCATTGTGGCCGACAGCCTCAAGTTCCGTGGCCACAAGGTCATCCTGGCCGCGTGTTCGCCTTTCCTGAGGGACCAGTTCCTGCTGAACCCCAGTTCCGAGCTGCAGGTCTCACTGATGCACAGTGCGCGCATCGTGGCGGACCTGCTCCTCTCCTGCTACACCGGTGCGCTGGAATTCGCTGTCAGGGACATCGTCAACTACCTGACGGCTGCCTCCTACCTGCAGATGGAGCACGTGGTGGAGAAATGCAGGAACGCCCTCAGCCAGTTCATTGAGCCCAAAATAGGCCTCAAAGAGGACGGGATCAGTGATGCCAGCCTTGTGAGCAGCGTCAGTGCCACCaaatccctcctccctcctgccaggACCCCAAAGCCAGCCCCcaagcctccacccccaccccctctgccccctccactcCTGAGGCCTGTGAAACTGGAGTTCCCTCTGGATGAGGACCTGGAGCTGAAGGCCGAGGAAGAAGATGAGGATGAGGACGAGGACGTGTCTGACATCTGCATCGTCAAGGTGGAGTCGGCCCTGGAGGTGGCCCACCGGCTCAAACCTCCTGGAGGTCTGGGGGGAGGCCTGAGCATCGGAGGCTCCGTGGGCGGCCACCTGGGAGAGCTGACCCAGAGCAGCGTGCCCCCCAGCACTGTGGCCCCACAGCAGGGTGTAGTGAAAGCCTGCTACAGCCTCTCAGAGGACGCAGAGGGGGAGGGTTTGCTGTTGATCCCTGGAGGCCGGGCCAGCGTGGGAGCCACCTCAGGCCTGGTGGAGGCAGCAGCGGTGGCCATGGctgcccggggggcggggggcagcctgggggcagggggcagccggGGACCCCTGCCTGGGGGCTTTTCCAGTGGAAACCCCCTAAAAAACATAAAGTGCACCAAGTGCCCGGAAGTATTCCAGGGTGTGGAAAAGCTGGTCTTCCACATGCGGGCGCAGCACTTCATCTTCATGTGCCCGCGCTGCGGCAAGCAGTTCAACCACAGCAGCAACCTCAACCGCCACATGAACGTGCACCGCGGCGTCAAGTCGCACTCGTGTGGCATCTGCGGCAAGTGCTTCACGCAGAAGTCCACACTGCACGACCACCTCAACCTGCACTCCGGAGCCAGGCCCTACCGCTGCTCCTACTGCGACGTGCGCTTCGCTCACAAGCCTGCCATTAGGCGGCACCTCAAGGAGCAGCATGGCAAGACCACAGCGGAGAACGTGCTGGAGGCCAGCGTGGCGGAGATCAATGTCCTCATCCGCTAG